In one Nicotiana tomentosiformis chromosome 6, ASM39032v3, whole genome shotgun sequence genomic region, the following are encoded:
- the LOC104098500 gene encoding transmembrane E3 ubiquitin-protein ligase FLY2-like produces the protein MGVAKNLIFLRKNDGVLLRVLFSLWFIFGGFCPVMCLRPLRERYRSWGDEWLLVRKDENELGPFSAWNITGTYRGSWRFLDSTNGSSRFPDFRKSNGNSVLELISNPTKITGVHYVQGAIIFHDVFDNEHGVDGAQIRVEGVYIWPFRQLRMVAYSGKDGEFGQEDDYLLSNPYHLLGVFSSQIFQESSRDKIWKKKHSPFYEMEKHCNIEIAAQIARVSSSTNDGARDHYHLEGLIESPSVDADGDCFSPMLLNATSVNIEVYYNKAVNYTLVVTFISFLQVLLLIRQMEHSNTQSGAAKVSILMIGQQAIMDAYLCLLHLTAGILVESLFNAFATAAFFKFVVFSIFEMRYLLAIWKANRPMNSGEGWEAMRRELSVLYSRFYGILLGGILVMYEFHKLLRPILLLLHSFWIPQIVTNVIRDSRKSLHPHYILGMSITRLAIPLYVFGCPHNFMRIEPDKNWCICLGVFMSLQAAILLLQHYLGSRWFIPRQILPEKYNYNRRFDQGANSAADCVICMAAIDLSQRSNNCMVTPCDHFFHSGCLQRWMDIKMECPTCRRPLPPA, from the exons ATGGGTGTGGCTAaaaatttgatctttttgagGAAAAATGATGGGGTTTTGCTTAGAGTTTTATTCAGTTTATGGTTCATCTTTGGTGGGTTTTGTCCAGTAATGTGCCTCAGGCCTCTCAGGGAAAGATATCGATCGTGGGGCGATGAG TGGCTTCTTGTGAGAAAGGATGAAAATGAATTGGGGCCATTTTCTGCTTGGAATATAACAGGAACTTATAGAG GGTCTTGGAGATTCCTAGATTCAACAAATGGCTCTTCCAGGTTTCCTGATTTTAGGAAGTCCAATGGCAACTCGGTCCTTGAGTTGATAAGTAATCCAACAAAAATAACTGGTGTACATTATGTTCAG GGTGCAATAATTTTCCATGATGTTTTTGACAATGAACATGGAGTTGATGGTGCACAAATCAGAGTAGAAGGTGTATATATATGGCCATTCAGACAACTTCGAATGGTAGCTTACAG TGGCAAAGATGGTGAGTTTGGGCAGGAAGATGATTATCTATTGTCAAATCCGTATCACTTG CTTGGAGTTTTCTCATCCCAGATCTTCCAGGAGTCTTCTCGAGATAAGATTTGGAAAAAGAAACACT CACCGTTTTATGAGATGGAGAAACATTGTAATATTGAAATTGCTGCACAAATTGCTCGTGTCTCATCCTCCACAAATG ATGGTGCTCGCGATCACTATCACCTAGAAGGATTGATAGAGAGCCCGTCAGTGGATGCCGACGGAGACTGTTTCTCACCAATGCTATTGAATGCTACCTCTGTCAATATAGAGGTTTACTACAACAAAGCAGTGAACTACACATTGGTGGTCACATTT ATATCTTTTCTGCAAGTGCTCCTTTTGATTCGACAAATGGAACATAGCAACACACAATCA GGAGCTGCCAAAGTTTCAATTCTGATGATTGGACAACAGGCTATCATGGATGCTTATCTTTGTCTTTTGCATCTGACCGCAGGAatacttgttg AATCCCTTTTCAATGCTTTTGCAACTGCTGCATTCTTCAAGTTTGTTGTCTTCTCGATATTTGAGATGAGATATCTTCTTGCTATATGGAAAGCAAATAGGCCAATGAATAGTGGAGAGGGTTGGGAAGCAATGAGGCGTGAACTCTCAGTACTTTACAGCCGTTTCT ATGGGATCCTTTTAGGTGGTATATTGGTCATGTACGAGTTTCACAAGCTTCTACGCCCTATTCTTCTCCTTTTACACTCTTTTTGGATACCTCAAATTGTAACTAATGTCATTCGTGACTCAAGAAAATCATTGCACCCTCATTACATCTTGGGAATGAGTATAACTCGTCTGGCAATCCCATTATATGTCTTTGGCTGTCCTCACAATTTCATGCGTATAGAGCCTGACAAGAATTGGTGCATTTGCTTGGGAGTTTTTATGTCGTTGCAGGCGGCAATTCTTCTTCTGCAGCACTATCTTGGATCTCGTTGGTTCATTCCACGTCAG ATTTTACCCGAGAAGTATAATTATAACAGAAGGTTTGATCAGGGTGCCAATAGTGCCGCTGATTGTGTTATTTGTATGGCTGCTATTGATCTTTCTCAACGTTCAAATAATTGCATG GTGACACCTTGTGATCATTTCTTTCATTCCGGTTGTTTGCAAAGATGGATGGACATAAAGATGGAGTGTCCAACATGTCGACGTCCTCTTCCACCAGCCTGA
- the LOC104098499 gene encoding L-type lectin-domain containing receptor kinase VII.1-like, with translation MCFFLRMKQHLKTLLLYLLLTILSCIQSASATDFVFNGFKPSDMSAYGDATIESGILSLTLDATSFSDGRALHPSKIVTKAPNSSQVLPFSTSFIFAMAPYRDRLPGHGIVFLFVPHTGIYRGSSSSSQNLGFLNSTNNGNPNNHVFGVEFDVFKNQEFNDINNNHVGIDVNSLVSVFAHEAGYWPDKYNKYNDNGILNEEFFKTLKLNNGRNYQVWIDYADFHINVTVAPVGMKRPKQPLLDFPLNLSQVFEDEMYVGFTASTGSLAQGHKILAWSFSNSNFSISDALIPHGLPSFELPKDPIYQSKGFIAGMTILLFFLVVVTSLLLIKRNRRMKREKEGMEDWELEYWPHRITYQEIDAATKGFADENMIGIGGNGKVYKGVLAGGSEVAVKRISHESSEGARQFLAEISSLGRLKHRNLVALRGWCKKGRGSLILVYDYMENGSLDKRLFECDTGNMLSFEDRIKILKDVALGVLYLHEEWEAKVLHRDIKASNVLLDKEMHARIGDFGLARMHYHGQVANETRVVGTVGYLAPEFAKTGRASTQTDVFSYGVLILEVMCGRRPIEEGKPPLVDWLWELMKQGELSNAFDNQLRSNQGFNEEEALRVLQLGMICASRDPKARPTTRQVVKFFERNSEVAESEAEDMDFYLLESMRPNTILSNYCSSRPISWTNSLVEGRA, from the exons ATGTGCTTCTTTCTGAGAATGAAGCAACACCTAAAAACTCTTCTTCTCTACCTGCTATTAACCATACTTTCTTGTATTCAATCAGCTTCAGCAACTGATTTTGTCTTCAATGGCTTTAAACCATCAGATATGTCAGCTTATGGGGATGCTACAATTGAATCTGGAATACTTAGTCTTACCCTTGACGCAACTTCCTTTTCAGATGGTAGAGCTCTACACCCTTCAAAAATTGTCACTAAAGCACCCAATTCATCTCAAGTTCTTCCCTTTTCAACATCTTTCATTTTTGCTATGGCACCTTATAGGGACAGGCTACCAGGACATGGCATAGTTTTCTTGTTCGTGCCACACACAGGTATCTACAGGGGGTCGAGTTCTTCTTCACAGAATTTAGGTTTCTTGAACTCCACAAATAATGGGAATCCCAATAACCATGTCTTTGGGGTTGAATTTGATGTTTTCAAGAATCAAGAATTCAATGACATAAATAACAACCATGTTGGAATTGATGTCAATTCTCTTGTATCAGTGTTTGCTCATGAAGCAGGCTATTGGCCTGATAAGTACAATAAGTATAATGATAATGGTATCCTAAATGAAGAGTTTTTCAAGACTTTAAAGTTGAATAATGGAAGAAACTACCAAGTTTGGATTGACTATGCAGATTTCCACATTAATGTGACTGTGGCACCAGTTGGTATGAAAAGGCCTAAGCAACCTTTGTTGGATTTCCCTCTGAATCTTTCTCAAGTTTTTGAGGATGAGATGTATGTGGGGTTCACAGCATCCACTGGATCTCTTGCTCAAGGTCACAAGATTTTAGCTTGGAGTTTTAGTAACTCGAATTTTTCGATTAGTGATGCTTTGATCCCACATGGGTTGCCTTCATTTGAGCTTCCTAAAGATCCAATCTATCAATCGAAGGGATTTATTGCAGGTATGACAATATTACTCTTCTTTCTTGTTGTAGTCACTTCATTGTTACTGATTAAGAGAAATAGGAGAATGAAAAGGGAAAAGGAGGGTATGGAAGATTGGGAATTGGAATATTGGCCACATAGGATTACTTATCAAGAAATTGATGCTGCAACAAAGGGTTTTGCTGATGAAAATATGATTGGAATTGGAGGTAATGGGAAGGTTTATAAAGGGGTGTTGGCTGGGGGTTCAGAGGTTGCAGTAAAGCGCATTTCTCATGAAAGCAGTGAAGGGGCAAGGCAATTCTTGGCTGAGATTTCAAGTCTTGGTAGGCTAAAGCACAGAAATTTGGTGGCATTAAGAGGCTGGTGCAAGAAAGGGAGAGGCAGCCTGATTTTGGTTTATGATTATATGGAAAATGGGAGCTTGGATAAAAGGCTGTTTGAATGTGATACGGGAAACATGTTGAGTTTTGAAGACAGAATTAAGATTTTGAAAGATGTGGCATTAGGAGTTCTATACTTGCATGAAGAGTGGGAGGCGAAAGTGTTGCATAGAGACATTAAGGCTAGCAATGTTTTACTTGACAAGGAAATGCATGCAAGAATTGGTGATTTTGGTCTAGCCAGAATGCATTATCATGGTCAAGTGGCTAACGAGACTCGAGTTGTTGGCACAGTTGGTTACCTGGCGCCAGAGTTTGCCAAGACAGGACGTGCCTCCACGCAAACTGATGTATTCAGTTATGGAGTTCTAATATTGGAGGTGATGTGTGGAAGGAGGCCAATAGAGGAGGGCAAGCCACCTTTAGTGGATTGGCTGTGGGAACTAATGAAACAGGGCGAATTGAGTAATGCTTTTGATAATCAGTTAAGGAGTAATCAAGGATTCAATGAAGAGGAAGCCTTAAGGGTATTGCAATTAGGCATGATATGCGCGAGCCGAGACCCCAAAGCTAGGCCAACCACGAGACAAGTGGTGAAATTCTTTGAAAGGAACTCTGAGGTAGCTGAATCTGAAGCTGAGGATATGGATTTTTACCTTCTGGAAAGTATGAGACCGAATACCATACTATCCAATTATTGTTCTTCCAGGCCTATTTCTTGGACAAATTCTCTAGTGGAGGGAAG GGCCTAG